In a single window of the Pirellulales bacterium genome:
- a CDS encoding TPM domain-containing protein, which translates to MALRFSLGTFLALLAVTAFPSRHLLCAEELPSADDTAINISRPAEHDLVQDLAHLLKESDEQEIQQITARLVADKSIPIVVVTIESMKDHSPFKLRIETFANLLFDQWQIGPAEVNGQEWNRGILLLVSKGDRKARIELGASWRRDQDRQCQSIMQNQIVPHFKRNDYSGGILAGVKALDALAREQSGARPAAAASGLPPATPPAIVPPHNAPHTVAPHVNRPLPHFQQQFPQPWPQHMVQPPRASNGLATAMLILVGAVVFIVVIIGKAVSVASGAPGMRRRGLGARHVTNNSWWGGPFGWQNWGLYEMSRHNWQQDNSMFSHTTSHFSDGGMSHGGGFSSGGSVDTSSSSSPSSFSGGSSGGGGATGSW; encoded by the coding sequence ATGGCTCTGCGATTCAGCTTGGGAACCTTCTTGGCGCTGCTCGCGGTAACTGCTTTTCCATCGCGACATCTGCTATGTGCCGAAGAGTTGCCCTCGGCCGACGATACGGCGATTAACATTTCGCGGCCTGCCGAGCACGACTTGGTGCAGGATCTGGCCCACCTGCTCAAAGAGTCCGACGAGCAAGAAATCCAGCAAATCACGGCGCGCCTGGTCGCTGACAAATCCATACCGATCGTGGTCGTGACGATCGAATCGATGAAGGACCACAGCCCGTTCAAGCTGCGGATCGAAACGTTCGCGAATCTGCTATTTGATCAATGGCAGATTGGTCCCGCCGAAGTCAACGGGCAGGAATGGAATCGTGGCATCCTGTTGTTGGTCTCCAAGGGAGATCGCAAGGCGCGTATCGAATTAGGCGCCAGCTGGCGGCGCGATCAGGATCGACAGTGCCAAAGCATCATGCAGAATCAGATCGTGCCGCATTTCAAACGAAACGACTACTCGGGCGGGATCCTGGCCGGGGTCAAGGCACTCGACGCTTTGGCACGCGAGCAGTCAGGCGCTCGCCCGGCCGCTGCCGCCAGCGGATTGCCCCCCGCCACACCGCCCGCCATCGTGCCACCACATAACGCCCCACACACCGTGGCACCGCACGTCAATAGGCCATTGCCACACTTCCAGCAACAATTCCCCCAGCCGTGGCCTCAACACATGGTACAGCCGCCGCGTGCCTCGAACGGTTTGGCAACCGCAATGCTGATCCTCGTCGGCGCGGTGGTCTTCATTGTGGTCATCATCGGCAAGGCCGTATCGGTGGCGTCGGGAGCACCAGGCATGCGGCGACGTGGCCTGGGTGCCCGGCACGTCACGAACAATTCCTGGTGGGGTGGCCCCTTCGGCTGGCAAAATTGGGGACTGTACGAGATGTCGCGCCACAATTGGCAGCAAGACAACAGCATGTTCTCGCACACGACTTCCCATTTTTCCGACGGCGGCATGTCGCACGGTGGCGGATTCTCGTCGGGCGGGTCGGTCGACACGTCCTCCTCGTCATCCCCAAGCAGTTTCAGCGGTGGATCCTCGGGCGGCGGTGGCGCCACCGGTTCCTGGTAA
- a CDS encoding glycine cleavage T C-terminal barrel domain-containing protein, whose protein sequence is MDATCHETNWKESLSTAGAVFAPGDSTGEALHFGNAREEYAALTGGVGLADFSHRTQIELTGADRQTFLHNLCTNEIRRLTAGTGCEAFLCNAQGHVLALVNVFCGAANLVIETVPGVGAKLLAHLDRYLIREKVELADRSESWAELLLAGPGSDAILQPLAGDLPQQPLGNVLTQCAGVDVSLRRVEITQPHGYLLSAERCELPKLWQALLQAGARPCGSAAVETARIEAGTPYFGPDITDANLPQEIARDARAISFVKGCYIGQETVARLDALGHVNRTLVGVRFAGAELPAAGTDLTDDSGKVVGRVTSATFSPRLTAPLAFAYVRRETNTPGAKLGSSVGSAEVVALPI, encoded by the coding sequence ATGGACGCCACCTGCCACGAAACGAACTGGAAAGAATCTCTGTCGACTGCCGGCGCGGTTTTCGCCCCCGGCGATTCCACGGGCGAGGCACTACACTTTGGCAACGCGCGCGAAGAATACGCTGCCTTGACGGGCGGCGTGGGATTAGCGGATTTCAGCCATCGCACACAGATCGAATTGACGGGTGCCGATCGGCAAACGTTTTTGCACAACCTCTGTACGAACGAAATCCGCCGGCTGACCGCGGGCACAGGGTGTGAAGCCTTTTTGTGCAACGCGCAAGGGCATGTCCTGGCGCTGGTGAATGTATTTTGCGGCGCCGCGAACCTGGTCATCGAGACCGTGCCCGGCGTCGGGGCCAAGCTGCTCGCGCATCTCGATCGTTACCTGATCCGCGAAAAAGTGGAGCTGGCTGATCGCAGTGAGTCGTGGGCTGAACTGCTGCTGGCCGGACCAGGCAGCGACGCAATTCTTCAACCTCTCGCGGGCGATTTGCCCCAGCAGCCTCTGGGCAATGTGCTGACGCAATGCGCCGGCGTCGACGTCTCGCTTCGCCGCGTCGAAATCACACAACCACACGGGTATTTGCTCTCCGCAGAGCGATGTGAATTACCGAAGCTATGGCAAGCGTTATTGCAAGCCGGCGCACGCCCCTGTGGATCCGCAGCGGTCGAGACGGCGCGCATCGAGGCCGGCACGCCTTATTTCGGGCCCGATATTACCGATGCCAATCTTCCGCAAGAGATCGCCCGCGACGCCCGCGCGATCAGCTTCGTGAAGGGGTGCTACATCGGTCAAGAGACCGTGGCCCGCCTCGACGCGCTCGGGCATGTCAACCGTACGCTGGTCGGCGTCCGTTTCGCGGGAGCAGAATTACCTGCCGCCGGTACAGACCTAACCGACGACAGTGGCAAAGTGGTGGGTCGCGTAACCTCGGCCACATTCTCTCCACGACTGACGGCGCCACTGGCATTCGCCTATGTCCGCCGCGAGACAAACACTCCGGGCGCGAAACTCGGTTCATCAGTCGGATCGGCCGAAGTGGTCGCGCTTCCCATCTAG
- a CDS encoding lactate racemase domain-containing protein: protein MTTTLRYGDRHVLELNLPADRLIARCGLADAPVLTDVTAATASALAAPLDFPPLARAVVPGDHVVLALDHDVPRGREIVAALFDCLVAHDVNPTDITLLTVAPLHSAGDLRDLLPAAYRDQATLAVHNPDARDQLGYLAVGADDDPIYLNRLLCDADMVVPIGCLRCEPAIDYHGMYGGLFPTFSGRAAQDKLFARVLTHAQREEARSREKIQEVGWLLGVQFTVQVIPGPAGEVLQVLAGNANEIFRQGQAACQRAWSTAVPRAAKLVVAAIDGEASEQTWDNMARALTSAIRLVAADGAIALCTSIAHPPGPTMKQVNEMSDRRGALKSLRRHRAADSLPAVALAEALAQTRIYLLSELEESVVEELGMTPLANAAQLARLADQHASCIMLSNAQYAVATVDGQ from the coding sequence ATGACGACCACGCTACGCTATGGCGACAGACACGTTCTGGAACTGAACCTGCCGGCCGATCGATTGATCGCCCGCTGCGGCCTGGCTGATGCGCCGGTGCTGACGGACGTCACGGCCGCGACGGCGTCGGCTCTCGCCGCGCCGCTCGACTTTCCACCGCTCGCCCGCGCGGTGGTTCCGGGGGATCACGTCGTCTTGGCACTCGACCATGACGTGCCTCGCGGACGCGAGATCGTGGCGGCTTTGTTCGATTGCCTGGTAGCGCACGACGTGAATCCCACGGACATTACGTTGCTGACCGTGGCGCCGCTGCATTCCGCCGGCGATCTGCGCGATTTGCTGCCGGCCGCGTATCGCGATCAGGCCACGTTGGCAGTACACAATCCCGACGCCCGCGATCAGTTGGGCTACCTGGCCGTCGGCGCCGACGATGATCCGATTTATTTGAACCGGCTGCTATGCGACGCCGACATGGTGGTGCCGATCGGCTGCCTGCGTTGCGAGCCGGCCATCGACTATCACGGCATGTACGGCGGTCTGTTTCCCACATTTTCTGGCCGCGCCGCGCAAGACAAGTTGTTCGCGCGAGTCTTAACGCATGCCCAGCGCGAAGAAGCGCGCAGCCGCGAGAAGATTCAAGAAGTCGGCTGGCTCTTAGGCGTGCAGTTTACGGTGCAGGTCATTCCGGGGCCGGCAGGCGAGGTCTTGCAGGTACTGGCCGGTAATGCCAATGAAATTTTCCGCCAGGGGCAAGCCGCCTGCCAGCGCGCCTGGAGCACCGCTGTTCCCCGCGCCGCCAAGCTGGTTGTTGCCGCCATCGACGGCGAGGCGAGCGAGCAAACGTGGGACAACATGGCCCGCGCCCTGACCAGCGCCATACGCTTGGTGGCGGCCGACGGCGCGATCGCCTTGTGTACTTCGATCGCGCACCCACCCGGCCCGACCATGAAACAAGTCAACGAAATGAGCGACCGCCGCGGGGCGCTCAAATCGTTGCGTCGCCATCGTGCGGCTGATTCACTGCCGGCGGTGGCACTGGCCGAGGCGCTGGCCCAGACGCGCATCTATCTGCTGAGCGAGCTGGAGGAATCGGTAGTCGAGGAGCTGGGCATGACGCCGCTCGCGAATGCCGCGCAACTGGCGCGGTTGGCCGATCAACATGCGTCGTGCATCATGCTCAGTAATGCTCAATACGCCGTCGCGACGGTCGATGGCCAATAA
- a CDS encoding redoxin domain-containing protein, which yields MVHRRRSLVALRNWAWFGLSCVGLTLLTTTGCNKSTSKQIEPPATARQLLDRMVDAYQSAKSYADSGQLKLSYRKQGAEPVSQSADDSVTFVRPNKVRIHCYQAIVVSDGKQLRATIADLPGQVLDTPAPAELKRDDLFADEILTGVLTQGLAGESIQLALLLLPEPLQPILEGAEEPTLLSSHEIDGDECHRVQVTRTDGNVIFWIDHQHVLRRIEFPTEELKKQITQHEQAPITDVALVADFKGARLNDRIADVAFEFALPDNAKLVKHFQVQPEPLNKLLGRKIESFGFVDLEGKPVNRDSLSGKVVVIDFWATWCGWCFKGLPNLQQVYDKYRDNDRVAIITVSTDEVDVSNEDLTKAFAKVNLNMPILRDVDQQARSLFDVQGLPTMIVLGPDGTVQTIDVGYQPQLAVELPRKIDRLLSGENLYQLAQREQEARQQSFESSLANGNQETGDAVEIPRAKIAARSEPKKLALQPLWHSDEATRPGNILAIEQPDGSSQFLVADGWRTVVALDGQGNLASRYELEIPDEAAISYLRTATDVQGNRYFAGTASAQQQVFVFDGQFKKLLSYPEGEHAGISDVRLADMDGDGQPDLNVGYWGVVGVQSVTLDGRQRWSDRTLENVFCLTVTPPADGHRGLLAADGRGVLVPIDDEGKDGNPISLPGRFLRWVVAADLNHDGQVEFCAIASTKVGVESAVGLSATGDVLWTYDLPVGAQANAALEMVAAGQLTGDTGQWVLAGADGSIHILSADGKMLEQFHMGNAVSGLAVATVDGRGTLVVATDKGVDAWQVAK from the coding sequence ATGGTACATCGCAGACGATCTCTCGTGGCTCTTCGTAACTGGGCGTGGTTCGGCTTATCGTGCGTCGGACTGACGCTGTTGACCACAACGGGCTGCAATAAGTCGACCTCCAAGCAGATCGAACCGCCGGCCACGGCCCGTCAGTTGCTCGACCGAATGGTCGACGCCTATCAAAGCGCGAAAAGCTACGCCGATAGTGGCCAGCTTAAGCTGAGCTATCGCAAGCAAGGTGCCGAGCCGGTGTCGCAATCGGCAGACGACTCGGTGACGTTTGTCCGCCCCAACAAGGTGCGCATCCATTGTTACCAAGCCATCGTCGTATCCGACGGCAAGCAACTGCGGGCCACGATCGCCGATCTACCGGGCCAGGTACTCGATACTCCGGCACCGGCCGAGTTGAAGCGAGATGACCTGTTCGCCGACGAGATTCTCACCGGCGTGCTCACGCAAGGTTTGGCGGGCGAATCGATTCAATTGGCGCTGTTGCTGCTTCCCGAACCGTTGCAACCGATTCTGGAGGGGGCTGAAGAGCCGACATTGTTGTCGTCACACGAGATCGATGGCGACGAATGCCATCGCGTGCAAGTGACGCGGACCGATGGCAACGTGATCTTCTGGATCGACCACCAACACGTACTGCGCCGGATCGAATTTCCGACCGAAGAGCTGAAGAAGCAAATCACGCAGCACGAACAAGCGCCTATCACCGACGTCGCCTTGGTCGCCGATTTCAAAGGCGCCCGTCTGAACGATCGGATCGCCGATGTCGCCTTCGAGTTCGCGTTGCCGGACAACGCCAAACTCGTCAAGCACTTTCAGGTTCAGCCCGAGCCACTCAATAAGTTGCTGGGGAGGAAGATCGAGTCGTTTGGTTTTGTCGATCTGGAGGGAAAGCCTGTCAATCGCGATTCGTTGTCAGGCAAGGTGGTGGTCATTGATTTCTGGGCCACTTGGTGCGGGTGGTGCTTCAAGGGGCTGCCGAATTTGCAACAAGTTTACGACAAATACCGCGATAACGATCGCGTGGCGATCATCACGGTCAGCACGGACGAGGTTGATGTCAGTAACGAAGACCTGACCAAGGCTTTTGCTAAGGTCAATCTCAACATGCCGATCCTCCGCGATGTCGATCAGCAGGCGCGTTCGCTGTTCGACGTGCAGGGGTTGCCCACGATGATCGTCCTCGGACCCGACGGTACCGTGCAGACGATCGACGTTGGCTATCAACCGCAGCTGGCCGTAGAGTTGCCGCGCAAGATCGACCGGCTACTCTCCGGTGAAAACCTCTACCAACTGGCGCAGCGCGAACAAGAGGCGCGGCAGCAGTCGTTTGAATCGTCGCTCGCCAACGGAAATCAGGAAACCGGCGACGCGGTCGAGATTCCCAGGGCCAAGATCGCTGCACGCAGTGAGCCGAAGAAGCTTGCCTTGCAGCCGCTGTGGCATTCGGACGAAGCCACGCGGCCGGGAAATATTCTGGCTATCGAACAGCCCGATGGCAGTTCGCAATTCCTGGTCGCAGACGGCTGGCGGACGGTCGTGGCATTGGATGGCCAGGGAAACCTGGCCTCGCGCTATGAACTCGAAATTCCCGACGAGGCGGCGATCAGCTACTTGCGCACGGCAACCGACGTCCAGGGAAATCGCTACTTTGCGGGCACGGCAAGCGCGCAACAACAGGTATTTGTGTTCGACGGACAGTTCAAGAAGTTGCTCAGCTACCCAGAAGGGGAGCACGCTGGCATTTCCGACGTTCGCCTGGCCGACATGGACGGCGACGGACAGCCCGATCTGAACGTCGGCTATTGGGGTGTCGTTGGTGTGCAAAGCGTGACGCTCGATGGCCGTCAGCGCTGGAGCGATCGCACGCTGGAAAATGTCTTTTGCTTGACCGTGACTCCGCCCGCGGACGGCCATCGCGGGCTGCTGGCGGCCGACGGCCGCGGCGTGCTGGTACCGATTGATGACGAAGGGAAAGACGGCAATCCCATTTCGCTACCCGGGCGCTTTCTGCGATGGGTCGTAGCGGCTGACCTGAATCACGATGGCCAGGTTGAATTCTGTGCGATCGCCTCGACCAAAGTCGGTGTCGAGTCGGCCGTGGGGTTGTCGGCCACGGGAGACGTGCTGTGGACATACGACCTGCCGGTCGGTGCGCAGGCCAATGCGGCGCTTGAGATGGTCGCCGCCGGGCAACTCACGGGCGACACCGGCCAATGGGTACTGGCCGGTGCGGACGGCTCGATTCACATTCTGTCGGCCGACGGCAAGATGCTGGAACAGTTCCATATGGGCAACGCTGTCTCGGGGCTGGCCGTGGCCACGGTCGACGGTCGCGGCACGCTGGTCGTCGCCACGGACAAGGGCGTCGACGCCTGGCAGGTTGCCAAGTAG
- a CDS encoding choice-of-anchor tandem repeat NxxGxxAF-containing protein: MNRYRVAMLLLVNLVAAAPVAAQPVPIIFPGMHAPGTSENFGNALAFPPVAAGHSIAVAAQTGSFKSGVWELNGDTLTKVELAGDAVSGLPGATYNGIAQGLSINQSGNVAFTIDMINAPSLFAVASNAGGSLQLVARSATAAPGSSGNFASFDQPIITNNGNVAFRASLSGGSSGSGIWTTGFGPGITLVGRDGSAIPGGGTLSSVFDSAPPAAASSGVSFQANANPGTLDTVWAFNATGLQPIASEHGAAPGVAGATFSFFHPPTYNDAGQVAFQANLVGNPTFNAIFRDLGQGLQVVAGNGLPAPSIAGAKFGGLDQPAMNGSGTIAFTGYLDSFSVPTNTGLNGIWTISPNGQINEVARQGNAVPDLPGNTFGVGFQQFAISNTGQLAWYGSMNGASNYALFAQDPLGHIHTLVQRGQTFQVLGLSHTVNSIYLADDVNGTSGQSVNESWTSNGRLVYRLTFTDGTSGIFYSTVPEPATWALVVAAVPLAYLACRGSRRARRA, from the coding sequence ATGAACCGCTACCGAGTTGCCATGCTGTTGTTGGTGAATTTGGTCGCCGCTGCGCCAGTGGCCGCGCAGCCGGTGCCGATCATTTTTCCAGGCATGCACGCGCCGGGCACGTCGGAGAACTTCGGCAATGCGTTGGCGTTTCCGCCGGTCGCCGCCGGGCATTCGATCGCCGTGGCGGCGCAAACAGGCTCCTTCAAGTCCGGCGTCTGGGAGCTCAATGGCGATACGCTCACCAAAGTCGAGCTCGCCGGCGATGCCGTGAGCGGGCTGCCGGGCGCGACCTATAACGGCATTGCGCAAGGCTTGTCGATCAATCAGTCGGGCAATGTCGCATTCACGATCGACATGATAAATGCCCCTTCGCTCTTTGCGGTGGCGTCGAACGCGGGAGGCTCTTTGCAACTCGTCGCGCGATCCGCCACGGCAGCTCCCGGCAGCAGCGGCAATTTCGCGTCGTTTGACCAGCCGATCATCACCAACAACGGCAACGTGGCATTCCGCGCCAGCCTTAGCGGCGGCTCGTCCGGATCAGGAATCTGGACAACCGGATTCGGTCCTGGAATAACGCTGGTCGGACGCGACGGTTCGGCAATTCCCGGCGGAGGAACGCTATCCAGCGTTTTCGACTCTGCCCCACCCGCTGCGGCCAGCAGTGGAGTTTCTTTCCAGGCCAACGCCAATCCCGGCACTCTCGACACCGTGTGGGCATTCAACGCGACGGGCCTGCAGCCGATCGCCAGCGAGCACGGCGCCGCGCCCGGGGTGGCGGGTGCGACGTTCTCGTTTTTTCACCCACCCACTTATAACGACGCGGGGCAGGTCGCGTTTCAAGCAAACCTGGTTGGAAATCCGACTTTCAACGCCATCTTCCGAGATCTGGGGCAGGGGCTGCAAGTGGTCGCGGGGAATGGCTTGCCGGCGCCGTCGATTGCGGGTGCCAAGTTCGGCGGACTCGATCAACCCGCCATGAACGGTTCCGGCACGATCGCCTTCACGGGTTACCTGGATTCCTTCTCGGTGCCGACCAACACAGGATTGAATGGCATCTGGACCATCAGTCCGAACGGTCAGATCAACGAGGTCGCTCGCCAGGGAAATGCCGTGCCGGACCTGCCCGGCAATACGTTCGGCGTTGGCTTTCAACAATTTGCGATCAGCAATACGGGGCAACTCGCCTGGTATGGCAGCATGAATGGTGCCAGCAACTATGCACTCTTCGCGCAAGATCCGTTGGGGCACATCCACACGCTGGTCCAGCGCGGACAAACGTTTCAGGTCCTAGGACTATCTCACACCGTGAACTCGATTTACCTTGCCGATGATGTGAACGGCACCAGTGGCCAATCGGTCAACGAAAGTTGGACCTCGAACGGCCGGCTCGTCTATCGATTGACGTTCACCGACGGCACTTCGGGCATCTTCTACAGCACTGTGCCGGAACCGGCCACGTGGGCGCTTGTCGTGGCGGCCGTGCCGCTGGCCTATCTGGCCTGTCGCGGCAGTCGGCGTGCGCGCAGGGCTTGA
- the pgk gene encoding phosphoglycerate kinase → MAVTSASLIPWCKALVDPDVHAKPLLLADYLKAIPRLESLADLPPGTTVLVRGDVDAKPGAKIGEGDIRLRSMVPTLQFGIKQGWKQIIFGHIGRKPEGSLKAVAARIGELVGTPTVLVTDWWDEDAQTVAPAAIETIRAAAPGSILVLDNTRRYKVERHLWDASADDVPTRADSLARFAHELAEHVARVYVNEALSAGSLDSSSTVVPAAMDRVALGQYVAQEFDGPMQRCLACELVIFSGLKADKLDDLEAMIARGTVRWVFTAGSLAMALKKAEAESEGGDFSLGVAEDPAHKDKPYYIPRERVEQARRMLLSGRSKGIEFVLPIDFVLADGEVSSTIGPGQQQFDVGPATSELFELKIGQFIAAVRNQPSRTQPAVAFHNGVFGMFEDPRFEGGTKRFMQQLKRMKEAGVEVYIGGGEGGTALERYGEPDWVTHVFTAGGTVLNALGAKPVPYLQALAAAAQK, encoded by the coding sequence ATGGCAGTCACTTCTGCTTCATTGATTCCCTGGTGTAAGGCCCTGGTCGACCCCGACGTGCACGCCAAGCCGCTATTGCTGGCAGATTATTTGAAGGCCATTCCGCGACTGGAGTCGCTGGCGGATCTGCCCCCTGGCACAACGGTGTTGGTGCGCGGCGACGTCGATGCCAAGCCTGGGGCCAAGATCGGCGAAGGGGACATCCGTCTGCGGTCGATGGTGCCGACGCTTCAGTTTGGTATCAAACAGGGCTGGAAGCAGATCATCTTTGGCCACATTGGTCGCAAACCGGAAGGATCGCTAAAGGCCGTGGCTGCGCGGATTGGCGAGCTGGTCGGCACGCCCACGGTGCTGGTGACCGATTGGTGGGACGAGGACGCTCAAACCGTTGCGCCGGCCGCTATCGAAACCATTCGCGCGGCGGCGCCGGGCAGCATTCTGGTTCTAGATAACACGCGCCGCTACAAGGTCGAGCGCCACTTATGGGATGCCAGCGCCGACGATGTGCCGACGCGGGCCGATTCCTTGGCACGATTCGCGCATGAATTGGCCGAGCATGTGGCCCGCGTCTACGTGAACGAAGCGTTGTCGGCCGGCAGTCTCGATTCGTCAAGCACCGTCGTGCCGGCGGCCATGGATCGCGTGGCCTTGGGTCAATATGTGGCCCAAGAATTCGACGGTCCCATGCAGCGGTGCCTGGCATGCGAGTTGGTAATCTTCAGCGGGCTCAAGGCCGACAAGTTGGACGATCTGGAAGCGATGATCGCTCGCGGCACGGTCCGCTGGGTGTTCACGGCCGGTTCGCTGGCGATGGCGCTGAAGAAAGCCGAGGCCGAATCGGAAGGGGGCGACTTCTCGCTAGGAGTTGCCGAGGATCCTGCGCACAAGGACAAGCCGTACTACATTCCGCGCGAGCGGGTGGAGCAAGCCCGGCGCATGTTGTTGAGTGGACGCAGCAAAGGAATCGAATTCGTGCTGCCGATCGACTTCGTCCTGGCTGATGGCGAAGTGTCGTCGACGATCGGCCCGGGCCAACAGCAATTCGACGTCGGTCCGGCAACCAGCGAATTGTTCGAGTTGAAGATCGGCCAGTTCATCGCCGCGGTGCGCAATCAGCCCAGCCGCACTCAGCCCGCCGTGGCGTTTCATAATGGTGTCTTCGGCATGTTCGAGGACCCTCGGTTCGAAGGGGGGACGAAGCGCTTCATGCAGCAGTTGAAGCGCATGAAGGAAGCGGGCGTCGAAGTTTATATCGGCGGCGGCGAAGGGGGGACAGCGCTCGAGCGATATGGCGAACCCGATTGGGTCACGCACGTTTTCACGGCCGGCGGCACGGTGCTGAACGCCCTGGGGGCCAAGCCCGTTCCATATCTACAGGCCTTGGCAGCCGCGGCGCAGAAATAA
- a CDS encoding Hpt domain-containing protein: MAPQTNTSRGPLYSTLAGDPEMVSLVEMFVDDLPERVQSLLDHLQASDRDGLRRIAHQLTGAAGSYGFHEITVEAATLESMLCERGPESEVAAATNMLINLCRRARARIDERRPD; this comes from the coding sequence ATGGCACCCCAGACGAACACCTCGCGCGGACCTCTTTACTCCACGCTGGCCGGCGATCCCGAGATGGTCTCGCTCGTCGAGATGTTCGTCGATGATTTGCCCGAGCGCGTGCAGTCGCTGCTCGACCATTTGCAAGCGTCCGATCGCGACGGACTGCGTCGCATCGCGCACCAATTGACCGGCGCCGCCGGCAGCTACGGCTTTCACGAGATCACGGTTGAAGCCGCCACCCTTGAATCGATGCTTTGCGAAAGGGGACCGGAAAGCGAAGTCGCCGCGGCCACCAATATGTTGATCAATCTTTGCCGCCGCGCCCGGGCCCGCATCGACGAGCGCCGCCCCGACTGA
- a CDS encoding DUF1598 domain-containing protein, with protein sequence MAVVLLAVTLPVGTTLVARGASQGDLLREQLDAGEFGPALELARNESAVERDNSLAEIAKAQLQAEARAAAYNTIAEITDGRVRRRALDEMASMPVEADGRGGGSMAQWGPLMNLITNTIQPDSWDDNGGPGSIQPFANGVYVDAAGVMRRLKKVEDTDFLAEARRAAMHDMVSDEVRRASPLRKVSLSRLEREIEIHAAAGQPLDEEMMVLAGLKRVQYVLAYPETGDIVIAGPASDWKLDREFRPVSIEDGQPVVRLDHLLVLLRRQRNGGGEFACSIVPTDEGLAKAQAFAKAQSATPLQPGQRGKFLEGLRSQLGRQQVVFEGIDPSSDVAQVLLAADHHMKLIGIGLEPGTLKVPSYLSMIRMQPGEAPPALDVLRWWFTLKYDALVASKERDAFEIRGQGVQVLSENELLTATGAQVHTGKADVLNHQFAQNFTKDFPALAAKYPLYADLRNIFDLALVVELLRAEDLPEHVGWHPTAFYDGAALPTAIENVPQWVDTVINHRIVGRVNVVAAVSGGVHVNARTLVRRDSIKTEDRGQLNSERERSVPGDVSRRSWWWD encoded by the coding sequence ATGGCCGTCGTTCTGCTGGCAGTAACCCTGCCGGTTGGCACGACATTGGTTGCGCGGGGGGCAAGTCAGGGTGACCTGCTGCGCGAGCAACTGGACGCGGGCGAGTTTGGCCCCGCGTTAGAGCTTGCCCGGAACGAATCCGCGGTCGAGCGTGACAACTCATTGGCCGAAATCGCCAAGGCCCAATTGCAGGCCGAAGCGCGCGCCGCGGCCTACAACACGATCGCCGAAATAACCGACGGCCGCGTGCGGCGTCGTGCGCTGGATGAAATGGCGTCGATGCCGGTCGAGGCCGACGGGCGCGGCGGCGGCTCTATGGCCCAATGGGGCCCGTTGATGAACCTGATCACGAACACGATCCAGCCGGATTCGTGGGACGACAACGGCGGTCCTGGCTCGATTCAACCGTTTGCCAACGGGGTGTACGTAGACGCTGCTGGCGTGATGCGGCGCCTCAAGAAGGTCGAAGACACGGATTTCCTCGCCGAAGCGCGTCGTGCCGCGATGCACGATATGGTCAGCGACGAAGTGCGCCGTGCGTCGCCGCTGCGCAAGGTCTCATTGTCGCGACTGGAGCGCGAGATCGAAATTCATGCGGCCGCCGGACAACCGCTCGACGAAGAAATGATGGTGTTGGCCGGATTGAAGCGCGTGCAATACGTGCTCGCCTATCCGGAAACCGGTGATATCGTGATTGCTGGACCGGCCAGCGATTGGAAGCTTGATCGCGAGTTCCGTCCGGTCAGTATCGAAGACGGCCAGCCCGTGGTGCGACTCGACCATCTGCTCGTCCTATTGCGCCGCCAGCGCAACGGCGGCGGCGAATTCGCCTGCTCGATCGTGCCCACAGATGAGGGGCTGGCCAAGGCGCAAGCGTTTGCCAAGGCCCAGAGCGCCACGCCGCTGCAGCCCGGCCAACGGGGCAAATTCCTCGAAGGGTTACGCAGCCAATTGGGCCGCCAACAAGTCGTATTCGAAGGAATCGATCCGTCAAGCGACGTCGCCCAAGTGCTGCTCGCCGCCGACCACCACATGAAGCTGATCGGCATCGGTCTGGAGCCAGGCACTTTGAAGGTGCCGAGCTACCTGAGCATGATTCGCATGCAGCCGGGCGAAGCGCCGCCGGCGCTCGACGTGCTGCGGTGGTGGTTTACGCTGAAATATGACGCACTTGTGGCCAGCAAGGAACGCGATGCGTTTGAAATCCGCGGTCAAGGTGTGCAGGTCCTCAGCGAGAACGAATTGCTGACGGCCACGGGCGCCCAGGTTCATACCGGCAAGGCCGACGTCTTGAATCACCAATTTGCGCAGAACTTTACCAAGGACTTTCCCGCGCTCGCGGCCAAGTATCCGCTGTACGCCGACCTGCGAAACATCTTCGACTTGGCATTGGTCGTCGAGCTATTGCGAGCGGAGGACCTGCCCGAGCATGTCGGCTGGCACCCCACGGCGTTCTACGACGGCGCGGCGCTGCCTACCGCAATCGAGAACGTGCCGCAATGGGTCGACACCGTGATCAACCACCGGATCGTCGGCCGGGTGAATGTGGTGGCCGCTGTGAGCGGCGGCGTACACGTCAACGCCCGCACGCTTGTGAGGCGAGACAGCATCAAGACCGAGGACCGCGGTCAGCTCAACAGCGAGCGTGAACGTTCGGTGCCGGGCGACGTTTCGCGTCGCAGCTGGTGGTGGGACTAG